One genomic segment of Candidatus Methylacidiphilales bacterium includes these proteins:
- a CDS encoding alpha-amylase family glycosyl hydrolase: MNASTTLPPFKSLSITVLLLLAAVISSPAQIVTNLWHIPSNTTDIPGGISMRSPVSPGSGVGTTLYQGVWRNGGNNNQTGGTLYYRTGNSGAWSSVALSFAANNGDNQFWSASVTTGSPGSTLQYYFRVTFSNKSTTYLYTSGGVSAQSLTESDAQASPFSVTVGAAPFSLTVSSATTGALNADYTTTKLYIDELQAQSVPVTFTFNTGALNTAEAEVWTNLNNRDRADDDADADGIDDGIVPPTPPDEKPSGYAGGAYPANGYFQAIPLAGGNGTYSLTVNATKTGAYRLTARYRLSGNSTWIWYSSSGRRDHCITVAPQLARNLRIYEANVLNVDATGPTFAQRSTFESLTDNTRWNLDYLLKTGSNAIWFQPIHPNGIEGREAPGGTPYDPGSPYAVKNFFQVMEQMSQGNTRNASMAAFQNFVSIADTKGISIILDAPFNHTAFDCEIDQIGLNVFSAAGLNTSGWSATDKIKDREARFYSSAGGAGTAYSVPASSAGDVAAAPDRNDFGKWNDVKDVFFGRYATLVTGYPDADTSRNTVKIETDTIDMSSLNGAAGSTQAVTRGVWKYFASYVPYWLEKTGLPAGSSLTDQSYKGIDGLRADFGQGMPPQFWEYAINVARSHKWSFVFMTESLDGGEVTYRSNRHFELLNENIVFPFQSATTTTGYRDIFEGRRNAYGQGLVLLNNTSHDEAGYSDPWQAFIRYAVGSTIDGAPMVMYGQEIGTAASLSFDFYELNFGKSIPHFKRYNSMQPQWTAWASNTLGVANLIPAYSGVGLARGFSPALRSSNRWFLNPNGNSTADPDIFAVAKYQTSGASPATSDVVLAFLNLDRTNAQSNTFGIPTALADNMGLQSGRRYNVKNIAAYLGPNNEYDGRRDVFLWGTNGFTREDLVTNGVFVSLNPVPSTDGAWATAPFEAQYLKLYDVTPLPAPSSAPLVGDYALDGSVTFTWSPVVDAGGLTPRYRLTVTRSDSVVQNFETTLTSYTVTGIPDGVTATATVTTLNPNNTAIASSPTSASNPTRSLTSAGDNDNDGITNAAEVYDGTNPLDATSRLKVASVQAIPGSGFTLTWSTVAGRTYRVESRASLTSGDWSVLASGLTSGNYTDPAALTDKKFYRVITEP; encoded by the coding sequence ATGAATGCATCCACCACTCTCCCTCCGTTCAAAAGCCTTTCCATCACAGTATTGCTGTTGCTGGCTGCGGTCATTTCGTCTCCGGCCCAGATTGTCACCAATCTCTGGCATATCCCCTCGAATACGACGGACATACCCGGCGGTATTTCCATGCGTTCTCCGGTGAGTCCCGGTTCCGGGGTGGGCACAACCCTTTACCAGGGGGTTTGGCGGAACGGCGGGAACAACAACCAGACCGGTGGTACACTCTACTACCGGACCGGCAACAGCGGCGCTTGGTCATCGGTGGCGCTTTCTTTCGCCGCCAACAACGGCGACAACCAGTTCTGGAGCGCTTCGGTGACTACTGGGTCTCCCGGTTCCACCCTTCAATATTACTTCAGGGTCACGTTTTCCAACAAATCAACCACCTACCTCTACACTTCGGGCGGTGTCAGTGCCCAGTCCCTGACCGAATCCGATGCCCAGGCCAGTCCCTTCAGCGTCACCGTCGGTGCGGCCCCTTTTTCCCTGACCGTCAGCAGCGCCACCACCGGGGCACTCAATGCCGACTACACCACCACCAAGCTTTACATCGATGAACTCCAGGCCCAATCGGTCCCCGTCACTTTCACCTTCAATACCGGTGCGCTCAACACCGCCGAGGCCGAAGTTTGGACCAACCTCAACAACCGGGACCGCGCCGATGATGACGCCGACGCGGATGGCATCGACGATGGCATCGTTCCCCCCACACCCCCCGATGAAAAGCCATCGGGCTACGCGGGCGGTGCCTACCCGGCCAATGGCTACTTCCAGGCCATCCCCCTGGCCGGAGGCAACGGTACCTATTCCCTCACTGTCAACGCCACCAAAACCGGGGCCTATCGCCTCACCGCCCGTTATCGTCTTTCCGGGAATTCGACCTGGATCTGGTATTCATCCTCCGGCCGGCGTGACCACTGCATCACCGTGGCTCCCCAACTCGCTCGCAACCTCCGCATCTACGAGGCCAATGTGCTCAATGTCGATGCCACCGGGCCGACCTTTGCCCAGCGTTCGACCTTTGAAAGCCTGACCGACAACACCCGCTGGAACCTGGATTATCTCCTCAAGACCGGTTCCAATGCCATCTGGTTCCAGCCCATCCATCCCAATGGAATCGAGGGCCGCGAAGCCCCCGGTGGAACCCCCTACGATCCCGGCAGCCCTTATGCCGTGAAGAACTTCTTCCAAGTGATGGAACAGATGAGCCAGGGCAATACCCGCAATGCCTCCATGGCCGCATTCCAGAACTTCGTCTCCATCGCCGATACCAAGGGGATCAGCATCATCCTCGACGCCCCATTCAACCACACCGCCTTCGACTGTGAAATCGACCAGATTGGATTGAATGTCTTTTCCGCCGCGGGGCTCAACACCTCGGGCTGGAGTGCCACCGACAAAATAAAGGACCGCGAAGCCAGGTTCTATTCCTCGGCCGGTGGCGCGGGCACTGCTTACTCCGTTCCCGCTTCCTCCGCTGGTGATGTCGCCGCCGCTCCCGACCGCAACGACTTCGGCAAGTGGAACGACGTCAAGGATGTCTTCTTCGGACGCTACGCCACTCTGGTCACCGGCTATCCGGATGCGGATACCAGTCGGAACACGGTCAAAATCGAGACCGATACCATCGATATGTCATCGCTGAACGGTGCTGCCGGCTCGACCCAGGCGGTCACCCGTGGGGTTTGGAAGTACTTCGCCTCCTACGTGCCCTACTGGCTGGAGAAAACCGGCCTGCCCGCCGGCAGTTCCCTGACCGATCAATCCTACAAGGGCATCGATGGGTTGCGTGCGGATTTCGGCCAAGGCATGCCCCCGCAATTCTGGGAATACGCCATCAACGTGGCCCGTTCCCACAAATGGAGCTTTGTGTTCATGACCGAGTCGCTTGACGGCGGCGAAGTCACCTACCGTTCCAACCGTCATTTCGAACTTCTCAATGAAAACATCGTTTTTCCCTTCCAGTCGGCCACCACCACCACCGGATACCGCGACATCTTTGAAGGACGGCGCAACGCCTACGGTCAGGGTCTGGTCCTGCTCAACAACACTTCCCATGACGAAGCGGGCTACTCCGATCCCTGGCAGGCCTTCATCCGCTATGCGGTCGGCAGCACCATCGACGGGGCCCCCATGGTGATGTATGGCCAGGAAATCGGCACGGCTGCCAGCCTCAGCTTTGACTTCTACGAGTTGAATTTTGGCAAGAGCATCCCCCACTTCAAACGCTACAACTCGATGCAGCCACAATGGACGGCCTGGGCCTCCAACACCCTTGGCGTGGCCAACCTCATCCCGGCCTATTCCGGTGTCGGTCTGGCCCGTGGCTTCAGCCCCGCCCTCCGTTCCTCCAACCGATGGTTCCTCAATCCCAATGGCAACAGCACCGCCGACCCCGACATATTCGCCGTGGCCAAGTACCAGACCAGCGGGGCTTCGCCCGCGACCAGCGATGTGGTTCTGGCCTTCCTCAACCTGGACCGCACCAACGCCCAGTCCAATACCTTTGGCATCCCCACGGCTTTGGCCGATAACATGGGCCTCCAAAGCGGCCGACGCTACAACGTCAAAAACATCGCGGCCTACCTCGGCCCCAACAATGAATACGATGGACGTCGCGATGTTTTCCTTTGGGGCACCAATGGGTTCACCCGTGAGGACCTCGTCACCAACGGGGTCTTTGTTTCACTCAATCCGGTGCCCTCCACCGACGGTGCCTGGGCCACCGCCCCTTTCGAGGCCCAATACCTCAAGCTCTATGACGTGACACCGTTGCCCGCACCTTCCTCCGCGCCCCTTGTCGGCGACTACGCCCTTGATGGATCGGTCACCTTTACTTGGAGCCCTGTCGTCGATGCCGGAGGTCTGACTCCACGCTACCGCCTCACCGTGACCCGCAGTGACAGTGTGGTCCAGAATTTCGAAACCACCCTGACGTCCTACACCGTCACCGGCATCCCCGACGGAGTCACGGCCACGGCCACCGTCACCACCCTCAATCCCAACAACACCGCCATCGCCTCCAGCCCGACTTCCGCCAGCAATCCAACACGATCGCTCACTTCGGCCGGAGACAACGACAACGATGGCATCACCAACGCCGCAGAAGTTTACGACGGCACCAACCCGCTCGATGCCACTTCCCGTTTGAAAGTGGCTTCTGTCCAGGCCATCCCGGGCAGCGGCTTCACCCTCACTTGGTCCACCGTCGCCGGACGCACTTACCGGGTGGAATCCCGCGCCAGCCTCACCTCGGGGGATTGGTCGGTCCTGGCCAGCGGACTCACCTCCGGCAACTACACCGACCCCGCGGCTCTGACCGACAAAAAATTCTACCGCGTCATCACCGAGCCCTGA